The Paenibacillus dendritiformis region GCAGGCATCCCAACTGACCACTCCCTTGCTCATCAAACCCGACGGGTTGCCGGAAGACTATGTCTTTTCCAAAGCGGAAGTGAAGCAGCCGATTTTGCCTAACGGCTATACCTATTCCGCCGCTTTTGGGATGAAAACGTTGAAATGGCAAGACAAAGAAAAAGGCATTGAATACCGGGTCTCCGTCAATAAGAGCAGTCCGTTGGGCAAAAAAGAACTGCTGCCGATCGCGGAGGCCATGATTCAAGAATAGATGCAAGGGGCCGTCCCAAGTCATGAAGGCATGACAGGGGAGGCCCTTTGATGCGCTTCGGCGGTTAGGTTAACACCCCGCCTCCGGCAAGAGCGCGATTGCTTCCTCCGCCCGTTCGAGCACGCATCGCGCGATCCGGCAGCGCTGCGCGAATCGCTCGGCGGCTTCCGCATCCGGAGCCGGCTGCCGCGCTGCCTGCACCAGCTTCGGCACGAGCATGCCGCAGCGCAGGCCGGCCGAGGCGGCGAAGCCGAACCGGACCGCCTGCGCCGGTCCGCGCCAGCCGCTCTTGTTCAACCCCTCGCCGTAGGCATCGAGCAGCATGCCGGGGAAGGCGCCGTCATCAAGCCCCTCCGGCAGACTCTGATGCAGGCAGAGCCCATACATGCGTCCCAGCTCCTCGCCGACGCCGGCAATGCCCGCGAAGGCCCAGTCGATGGCGGTTAACGTTCCGTCCCCGCCCCAGATAAGGTTCGGCGGCCAGGCGTCGTTATGGGTGAATACCTGCGGAATCCGCCGCAAGCCGGCGAGCAGTTCGGCACGCCGCCTAGAGAATGCGGCGAAGCGCTTCGCTGCGGAGAGCGGGAACTCTGCCCGCAGCCGGGGATGCTCCCATGTATCCGGCGGCCAGGCGCTCCCATCGTCATAAGGCTCGGAAGCGGCGACCCAGGAGGAGAGCCAGCCCCGGCACAGCCATGGCTCGTCCGGGAGGGGCCAATCCTGCAGATAGGCCCCATTGAATAACCCGAGCCGGTAGGCGGCGTTCAGGTAATGGGTCGCCGTCCACTCCTGCGTATCCAGGCCGGCGGCTTCCTCCAGCCAGAGACGGAACGAACCATCAGGCTGTTCCTCCACGCCATAGCAGCGCGGGGCTCGAATGCCAGGCAGCTCTTCCAGCAGGCCGGATTGATAGGCCAGAGCTTCGCGCCTCCAGTAATTATAATGCCCGGGATCATCGGCCGCCGCAGGGATGACCAGCTTGACGACAAAAGACCACGGCAGCGTCCGCCCGGCCAATGCGGCGGTTCCGGCGACGCGGTACAGCCCGCCTGTCACCTCGTTCGAGGCTTGCCAGCCGAGGCGGGAACATGACCAGTCTCCGACGATGGCCGCCTCGTCGCCCAACTGGCGGCGGACATAGCCGGCGGCTTGCTCTTGGGACGGTCTCCATTCGGTATGAATCACAATTGCGCCTCCTTCTATTCAGGGGGGGTGTCCTTATTTCATCAAGTCTACCATGAAAGAATGAAGAGGAGGGTGCTTCAGAGGGATTGAAAAATGATTGGGGTGAGGGGGCAACCGAGATGTGGAGGCGGGAAAACGGAGGCAGGCAAGGCGGCGGCGGAAACAGCAACGAACACAGCGGCAGACACAGCGGCAGACACGGCGTCGGACATAGCGCCGGGTACAGTGGCGAACACCGCGGTGGACATATCGTGGACACAGCGACGCATATATTGGCGGACATATCAGTGGGACACAGCCCGGGCACAGCGACGGACATATCGTGGACATAGCGACGCACATATTGTCGGACACAGCGATGGAACCAGCGGCGGAAGTGGGAAGAGGCTGTAAAATCCTGCGTGGATACAGCAATTTTCTCTGTTTAGGGTGCATTTCGAAGAAATTCCTGCAAAAGTACATTATTTTCAACAATTTTGGTCGTTGATCGATTGAATAGTCCAAAATTGATGCAGTTTTGCAGGAACTCCTGTAACGGAACACTCGATATAGAGGAAAACTGTACTTT contains the following coding sequences:
- a CDS encoding phosphotransferase produces the protein MIHTEWRPSQEQAAGYVRRQLGDEAAIVGDWSCSRLGWQASNEVTGGLYRVAGTAALAGRTLPWSFVVKLVIPAAADDPGHYNYWRREALAYQSGLLEELPGIRAPRCYGVEEQPDGSFRLWLEEAAGLDTQEWTATHYLNAAYRLGLFNGAYLQDWPLPDEPWLCRGWLSSWVAASEPYDDGSAWPPDTWEHPRLRAEFPLSAAKRFAAFSRRRAELLAGLRRIPQVFTHNDAWPPNLIWGGDGTLTAIDWAFAGIAGVGEELGRMYGLCLHQSLPEGLDDGAFPGMLLDAYGEGLNKSGWRGPAQAVRFGFAASAGLRCGMLVPKLVQAARQPAPDAEAAERFAQRCRIARCVLERAEEAIALLPEAGC